The following are encoded together in the Heterodontus francisci isolate sHetFra1 unplaced genomic scaffold, sHetFra1.hap1 HAP1_SCAFFOLD_43, whole genome shotgun sequence genome:
- the LOC137364997 gene encoding histone H2B 1/2-like produces the protein MVEEKKKAAAKKGAKKTVRKPSAKGGKKRRKSRKESYSIYIVMKQVHPDTGISSKAMSIMNSFVNDIFERIAGEASRLAHYNKRSTISSREIQTAVRLLLPGELAKHAVSEGTKVVTKYTSSK, from the coding sequence atggttgaggagaagaagaaagcagctgctaagaagggcgccaagaaaactgtgagaaaaccgtcagcaaagggcggcaagaagcggagaaagtcgaggaaggagagttactccatctacatagtgatgaagcaggttcaccccgacactggcatctcctccaaggccatgagcatcatgaactcgtttgtgaacgatattttcgagcgcatcgcgggtgaggcttcccgcctggcccattacaacaagcgcagcaccatcagctcccgggagatccagaccgccgtgcgcctgctgctgcccggggagctggccaagcacgccgtgtcggaagggacaaaggtggtgaccaagtacaccagctccaagtaa
- the LOC137365014 gene encoding histone H2B-like: KKGAKKTVSKPSAKGGKRRRKSRKESYSIYIDKVMKQVHPDTGISSKAMSIMNSFVNDTFGRIAGEASRLAHYNKRSTISSREIQTAVRLLLPGELAKHAVSEGTKAVTKYTSL; the protein is encoded by the exons aaaaagggcgccaagaaaactgtgagtaaaccatcagcaaagggcggtaagaggcggagaaagtcgaggaaggagagttactccatctacatcgacaaagtgatgaagcaggttcaccccgacaccggcatctcctccaaggccatgagcatcatgaactcgtttgtgaacgatactttcgggcgcatcgcgggtgaggcttcccgcctggcccattacaacaagcgcagcaccatcagctcccgggagatccagaccgccgtgcgcctgctgctgcccggggagctggccaagcacgccgtgtcggaagggacaaaggcggtgaccaagtacaccag tctgtaa